One Rosa chinensis cultivar Old Blush chromosome 5, RchiOBHm-V2, whole genome shotgun sequence genomic region harbors:
- the LOC112203026 gene encoding cysteine proteinase inhibitor 1 yields MMMRPICLLLSLFLFGFLLAVGAVSFDASFGPVVGAPWPVNINDPEVKEIAEFAVSEFNKESGKTLVFQKVVSGLGQDVAGVTYDLVIAVRDESLPSSPIVNYACYVWERSWENFRKLESFHQVLPSS; encoded by the coding sequence ATGATGATGCGTCCAATCTGCCTcctcctctccctctttctctttggttttctgctCGCCGTTGGTGCTGTTTCCTTCGATGCTTCCTTCGGTCCAGTGGTTGGTGCACCCTGGCCCGTTAACATCAACGACCCCGAGGTGAAAGAGATCGCCGAGTTCGCTGTCTCCGAGTTCAATAAGGAATCTGGGAAAACGTTGGTGTTCCAGAAAGTGGTCAGTGGCCTTGGTCAGGACGTAGCAGGAGTGACTTATGATCTTGTCATTGCGGTCAGGGATGAGTCCTTGCCTAGTAGCCCAATTGTGAATTATGCGTGTTATGTCTGGGAAAGATCTTGGGAGAATTTCAGGAAACTTGAATCCTTCCATCAAGTTCTTCCATCAAGTTAA